The proteins below come from a single Arthrobacter crystallopoietes genomic window:
- a CDS encoding MFS transporter, which produces MPESASARKRMPTWAIIAVLCLSGTTVSLQQTMVIPLLPEFAQLLTVSIDDVSWLVTATLLTSAVATPIVARLADMFGKRLMMLVCIILMTAGSVVAALGGDFATIVVGRALQGFSSALIPVGISIMRDELPREKVGSAIALMSATLGIGGALGLPLGGTLYQQAGWESVFWLSAVVGVAILAAVYLVVSESEVRTRGRFDFLGAIMLSIALTSLLLAISKGGTWGWGDELTIALFILTIVVLAVWIPYSLKVSQPLVDLRTSSRRPVLLTNIASVLVGFALFANMLLSTQQLQLPASVPHGFGLDPVTAGLAMVPSGLAMVAFSPVSGAMINRFGGKTTLIAGSAIMAVGYVGRVFVSDSVAAIIIGSTVVSVGSAVAYAAMPSLIMANVPITETASANGLNALLRAIGTSTSSAAVAAVLASVTVSVNGGELPAMEAFQDVFWIAAVASLVACAVVWFVPRYEAVPAAEGVPVETAALAVTQAGNSAETVVHGRVLHTDDQPIPHAVVTVMKTSGEPVDWSRADNDGGFSLALPGPGEYLVVANADGWVPTSKVVRFTGTERDAQIRLTQRLTVTGWVLRGGAALPGALVALSAHTGEYIASTKTNDAGRYELRLPPTGRYVVTVVEPDTQYTQSRKLVMTAESSVVNFDLVGKARETTL; this is translated from the coding sequence ATGCCTGAGTCTGCCTCCGCGCGCAAAAGAATGCCAACTTGGGCGATAATCGCCGTCTTGTGCCTGTCAGGAACAACGGTCTCGCTCCAACAGACAATGGTCATCCCGCTGCTGCCGGAGTTCGCGCAACTGCTCACTGTATCCATCGACGATGTGTCCTGGCTGGTCACCGCCACTTTGCTGACCTCTGCCGTCGCGACACCGATCGTGGCCAGGCTGGCGGATATGTTCGGCAAGCGGCTGATGATGCTGGTCTGCATCATCCTGATGACAGCCGGTTCCGTGGTGGCCGCGCTCGGCGGGGACTTCGCCACCATAGTTGTTGGCCGTGCCCTGCAGGGGTTCTCCTCTGCGTTGATCCCGGTAGGCATCAGCATCATGCGCGACGAGCTCCCGCGGGAGAAGGTTGGCAGCGCGATTGCCCTGATGAGCGCCACGCTGGGCATCGGCGGCGCCCTCGGCCTGCCCCTGGGCGGAACCCTTTACCAGCAGGCCGGCTGGGAATCGGTGTTCTGGCTTTCCGCCGTCGTTGGGGTGGCCATTCTCGCCGCGGTCTACCTGGTGGTCTCGGAATCCGAGGTGCGGACCCGCGGCCGGTTCGATTTCCTCGGCGCCATCATGCTCTCCATCGCGCTGACTTCGCTCCTGCTGGCCATTTCCAAGGGTGGCACCTGGGGCTGGGGCGACGAGCTGACCATAGCGCTGTTCATCCTGACGATTGTGGTCCTGGCGGTCTGGATTCCGTATTCGCTGAAGGTCAGCCAGCCGCTGGTCGACCTGCGCACTTCGTCCCGCCGGCCGGTGCTGCTGACCAACATTGCCTCCGTCCTGGTGGGCTTTGCCCTGTTCGCCAACATGCTGCTGAGCACCCAGCAGCTGCAGCTGCCCGCTTCCGTGCCGCACGGGTTCGGGCTCGACCCGGTCACCGCCGGCCTGGCAATGGTTCCGTCCGGGCTGGCCATGGTCGCCTTCTCCCCCGTATCCGGCGCCATGATCAACCGTTTCGGCGGCAAGACTACGCTGATTGCCGGTTCCGCGATCATGGCCGTGGGGTACGTAGGCCGCGTCTTCGTCAGCGACTCGGTGGCCGCAATCATTATCGGCTCCACCGTTGTCAGCGTCGGCTCCGCGGTGGCCTACGCTGCGATGCCGAGCCTGATCATGGCCAATGTGCCGATCACCGAGACGGCCTCCGCCAACGGCCTCAACGCGCTGCTGCGCGCTATCGGCACCTCGACATCCAGCGCCGCCGTTGCAGCCGTCCTGGCGTCGGTCACGGTTAGCGTCAACGGGGGTGAACTGCCGGCCATGGAGGCTTTCCAGGACGTGTTCTGGATTGCTGCCGTGGCCTCGCTCGTCGCCTGTGCCGTGGTGTGGTTCGTGCCCCGGTACGAGGCGGTGCCTGCGGCCGAAGGCGTTCCGGTCGAGACCGCCGCCCTCGCCGTTACCCAGGCCGGCAACAGCGCGGAAACCGTGGTGCACGGGCGTGTGCTGCACACTGACGACCAGCCCATTCCGCACGCGGTTGTTACCGTCATGAAGACCTCCGGCGAGCCCGTGGACTGGAGCAGGGCGGATAACGACGGCGGGTTCTCCCTGGCGCTGCCAGGACCCGGCGAGTATCTGGTCGTGGCCAATGCGGACGGCTGGGTTCCCACCTCCAAGGTGGTCAGGTTCACCGGTACCGAACGCGATGCGCAGATCCGGCTGACGCAGCGGCTGACCGTCACGGGCTGGGTGCTTCGGGGCGGGGCCGCGCTGCCTGGCGCACTGGTCGCGCTCAGCGCACACACGGGCGAGTACATCGCCTCCACCAAAACCAACGACGCCGGCCGCTATGAGTTGCGCCTTCCACCCACCGGCCGCTATGTGGTCACCGTTGTCGAACCCGACACGCAGTACACCCAGTCCCGGAAGCTGGTCATGACGGCCGAATCCTCCGTAGTTAATTTCGACCTGGTCGGCAAGGCCAGGGAAACCACGCTTTAG
- a CDS encoding GntR family transcriptional regulator has product MGSDVPATRRAAISRQLRDEILAGELPPGAPVKDAELAERLGVSITPVREAVTELITEGLIESLPNKRRRVAVLNELHAVQLLDVLGVVLVAVFERAAARLGEDDVEVMTAAADRLESELQAGDMLAAHTTLRELIDIILDAADHDELRAVNEHVLARSLGRLFLYQREELYFIWTDGWKEAVALLRRQEPDAAVQRLRQVFWILTEELRTGDM; this is encoded by the coding sequence ATGGGCAGTGACGTTCCCGCGACGCGACGGGCGGCAATCTCACGGCAACTGCGAGACGAAATCCTGGCCGGTGAGCTTCCGCCGGGGGCGCCGGTCAAGGATGCCGAGCTGGCCGAGCGGCTGGGAGTGAGTATTACGCCGGTCCGGGAAGCGGTGACGGAGCTGATCACCGAGGGCCTGATCGAAAGCCTGCCGAACAAGCGGCGCCGGGTGGCCGTGCTCAACGAGCTTCATGCGGTCCAGCTGCTGGATGTGCTGGGAGTTGTCCTGGTGGCGGTCTTCGAACGCGCAGCCGCGCGGCTGGGCGAGGACGATGTCGAGGTCATGACGGCAGCCGCCGATCGGCTGGAAAGCGAGCTCCAAGCCGGGGACATGCTGGCCGCCCACACCACGTTGCGGGAGCTGATCGACATTATCCTTGATGCGGCGGACCACGATGAGCTGCGTGCTGTGAATGAGCATGTGCTGGCCCGTTCCCTGGGCCGCCTTTTCCTCTACCAGCGGGAGGAACTCTATTTCATCTGGACCGACGGGTGGAAGGAGGCAGTTGCGCTGCTGCGCCGGCAGGAACCGGACGCGGCCGTCCAGCGGTTGCGGCAGGTCTTCTGGATTCTGACCGAGGAGCTGCGGACCGGGGACATGTAG
- a CDS encoding LacI family DNA-binding transcriptional regulator, translating into MTQKKPTLVSLAESIGVSRQTVSNVLNAPQRVKPATRERVLQAVRESGYRPSAAARQLRTRRSMDLGLRLTPVTDGINGAVQDRFLHALTEAAQDAGYRLTLYSARDDEEEIRHIDELLHVADLDGFVLTGTHAGDPRTAWLQEHAVPFAAFGRPWSRTADPFASAHPWVDIDGAAGTESATAFLLEQGHRRIGFLGWRPDEGLGDDRRAGWHRAMEAAGVGESLNELSTATDDDVAAGASAVDGLLARGVTALVCASDSLALGAFAQLRAVLPPEQEPAVVGFDDTPVAAAVGLSSVAPPVADAARRIIAVLSHVLAGRPAHEGPQQHQVLNPSLVVRTPYALGRIVRRPQGG; encoded by the coding sequence ATGACACAGAAGAAGCCCACTCTGGTCAGTCTTGCCGAGTCCATCGGGGTCTCCCGCCAGACAGTGTCCAACGTGCTCAACGCACCGCAGCGGGTGAAGCCTGCCACCCGCGAACGGGTTCTCCAGGCAGTCCGGGAGAGCGGGTACCGTCCCAGTGCGGCTGCCCGCCAGCTGCGCACGCGCCGGTCGATGGACCTGGGCCTGCGGTTGACGCCCGTTACTGATGGCATCAACGGCGCGGTGCAGGACCGCTTTCTCCACGCACTCACGGAAGCCGCCCAGGACGCGGGCTACCGTCTGACGCTATACAGTGCGCGTGATGACGAGGAAGAAATCCGCCACATCGACGAGCTGCTGCACGTGGCGGATCTGGATGGCTTTGTGCTGACTGGCACCCATGCCGGGGACCCGCGGACAGCCTGGTTGCAGGAGCATGCTGTTCCCTTCGCCGCCTTCGGCCGGCCTTGGAGCCGAACGGCGGATCCCTTTGCCTCGGCCCATCCGTGGGTGGATATCGATGGCGCTGCCGGCACCGAGAGTGCCACCGCGTTCCTGCTTGAGCAGGGCCACCGGCGGATTGGCTTCCTGGGCTGGCGGCCGGACGAAGGCCTGGGGGACGACCGGCGGGCCGGCTGGCACCGTGCCATGGAAGCGGCCGGCGTCGGCGAAAGCCTGAACGAGCTGAGCACGGCAACGGACGACGACGTAGCGGCGGGCGCCTCGGCGGTTGACGGCCTGCTGGCGAGGGGGGTCACCGCGCTGGTCTGTGCCAGCGATTCGCTGGCTTTGGGTGCTTTCGCCCAGCTGCGGGCGGTGTTGCCGCCGGAGCAGGAACCCGCCGTCGTCGGTTTTGATGACACTCCGGTTGCCGCTGCCGTGGGCCTGAGCAGTGTGGCCCCGCCCGTAGCCGACGCCGCGCGGCGCATCATCGCGGTGCTCTCCCACGTGCTGGCCGGCAGGCCGGCGCACGAGGGGCCGCAGCAGCACCAGGTGCTCAATCCCTCCCTGGTAGTGCGGACGCCGTATGCGCTCGGCAGGATCGTGCGGCGTCCGCAGGGCGGCTAG
- a CDS encoding glycogen debranching N-terminal domain-containing protein, with the protein MAFQQPYLHDLTGVFTAPIQVWSDQHGQIRGEGAQGAYCGDDRVLARAVLTVNGHEPEWVSTQLKSTEHVDFIHFIRVPANVADPLVSIIRSRSVDTGRLAEALTFKSVLDEPVTLDVKMELVADALPMDQIKAGLALAAGSVAPEDRRWRWRGQDTSAELTAEGAELAFMGSQVVLGWRITLQPGDAVELGWSLAVSDKGAPMIAAGGQPLRTPSVAGDPRLMRLMTRSISDLNSLRIADRERPAHAFLAAGAPWHLTMFGRDALMAARMLLPIDAATAAGTLRALAGRQGTDVVPETGEEPGKILREVRRSTFIMGPGGTVIAVPPLHYGNIDATPLWIILLHDAWHSGMPEADVKALLPHLEDALGWMQHYGDSDGDGFLEYAGTPGSELADHGWKDTAGSIRWHDGTPAAGPVALAEVQGYAHEAATVGAEMLDHFGRPGSGEWRAFASDLADRFREKFWCTDDAGPYPAIALDADKKPVDSIASNMGHLLGTGLLNADEKAAVVTRLMDPSMFSGYGIRTLSTTNGGYWPTRYHAGSVWTHDSAWILLGMLKDGFEDEAAKVASGMLDAAEGFDWRLPELFSGDPADRRWPPVPYPAACRPQAWAAASAVPIAQALRGFNVLG; encoded by the coding sequence ATGGCTTTCCAGCAGCCCTACCTGCACGATCTCACCGGCGTTTTCACCGCGCCTATCCAGGTCTGGAGTGACCAGCACGGCCAGATCCGCGGCGAGGGTGCCCAGGGTGCCTATTGCGGGGATGACAGGGTTCTGGCGCGGGCCGTCCTCACTGTCAATGGCCACGAACCGGAATGGGTATCCACCCAACTGAAGTCCACCGAGCATGTGGACTTCATCCATTTCATCCGCGTTCCCGCCAACGTCGCCGATCCCTTAGTGTCCATCATCCGAAGCCGCTCGGTTGATACCGGACGGCTCGCCGAGGCCCTGACGTTCAAGTCCGTACTGGACGAACCGGTGACGCTGGACGTGAAGATGGAACTGGTCGCAGACGCCCTCCCGATGGACCAGATCAAAGCAGGCCTGGCCCTGGCTGCAGGATCCGTGGCGCCGGAAGACCGCCGCTGGCGCTGGCGGGGCCAGGACACCAGCGCGGAGCTGACGGCGGAGGGGGCCGAACTGGCCTTCATGGGTAGCCAGGTAGTGCTCGGCTGGCGTATCACGCTCCAGCCGGGAGACGCCGTCGAGCTTGGCTGGTCGCTGGCCGTGTCAGACAAGGGCGCGCCGATGATTGCCGCCGGCGGTCAGCCGCTGCGGACTCCGTCCGTGGCAGGCGACCCGCGCCTCATGCGACTGATGACGCGCTCGATCAGCGACCTGAACAGCCTGCGGATCGCGGACCGGGAGCGTCCGGCCCACGCATTCCTTGCCGCGGGCGCGCCGTGGCACCTGACCATGTTCGGCCGGGACGCCCTGATGGCTGCGCGTATGCTGTTGCCGATCGATGCCGCCACCGCCGCGGGAACCCTGCGGGCTTTGGCGGGACGGCAGGGTACGGACGTGGTGCCGGAAACGGGTGAGGAACCCGGCAAGATCCTGCGCGAAGTCCGCCGCAGCACCTTCATCATGGGTCCAGGCGGCACGGTCATCGCGGTGCCGCCTCTCCACTACGGCAACATCGATGCCACCCCGCTGTGGATCATCCTGCTCCATGACGCCTGGCACTCGGGGATGCCGGAGGCCGACGTCAAGGCACTGCTGCCGCACCTCGAGGACGCCCTCGGCTGGATGCAGCACTACGGCGATTCCGACGGCGATGGTTTCCTTGAGTACGCCGGCACTCCCGGCAGCGAGCTGGCTGATCATGGCTGGAAAGATACCGCTGGCTCGATCCGCTGGCACGACGGCACACCGGCGGCAGGACCGGTCGCGCTGGCTGAGGTGCAGGGATATGCACATGAAGCCGCTACCGTCGGGGCCGAGATGCTGGACCACTTCGGCCGGCCGGGCTCGGGCGAATGGCGGGCCTTTGCCTCCGATCTCGCTGACCGCTTCCGGGAGAAGTTCTGGTGCACCGACGACGCCGGCCCCTATCCTGCGATCGCCCTGGACGCGGACAAGAAACCGGTGGACTCCATCGCTTCCAACATGGGGCACTTGCTCGGCACCGGCTTGCTGAACGCAGACGAAAAGGCCGCCGTTGTGACCCGGTTGATGGATCCTTCGATGTTCTCCGGCTACGGCATCCGGACCCTGTCCACCACCAATGGCGGCTACTGGCCCACCCGGTACCACGCCGGCTCCGTGTGGACCCACGACAGCGCCTGGATTCTGCTGGGCATGCTCAAAGACGGTTTCGAAGACGAGGCGGCAAAAGTTGCCAGCGGCATGCTGGACGCGGCCGAAGGTTTTGACTGGCGGCTGCCGGAGCTGTTTTCCGGCGATCCGGCCGACCGGAGGTGGCCGCCCGTGCCGTACCCGGCGGCGTGCCGTCCGCAGGCGTGGGCCGCGGCATCAGCGGTGCCGATCGCACAGGCACTGCGCGGCTTCAACGTCCTTGGCTAG
- a CDS encoding Vms1/Ankzf1 family peptidyl-tRNA hydrolase — translation MAEQLNTYAELFKKSGPWTTVYVDASTGTVDTLRAGDVLPDRVREVLSGQGISKQDLKAVEEAISPATGVPSPVSRFVLVRDGNIEVNEILPGPLAGPEKISVDSVPDLVPLMKQRGDDFPYVVAEVGRDGGEIRLQYARRNGVAEEHAVEGSKENLKKVPTGGWEQGRRQHRTEEIWRKNADEIAGAIDRVVSTCRPRLLVVAGDIRARELVVNQLSEASRSIEATVDSHTRTGGADQKVFQEEVSRLVAEVWAQQQQEILSRLEMQQGQHNPESTTGYGNVVTALQQAQVERLILEDAALGDHEALALDKEPWIATEKANALDGRVLGTIPAPAAMVRAAALTDAKVSLVPSGVLSEGTKVAALLRWPTGPSAS, via the coding sequence ATGGCCGAGCAGCTCAATACCTACGCGGAACTGTTCAAAAAGAGCGGACCGTGGACCACCGTTTATGTTGACGCCAGTACCGGCACTGTGGACACCTTGCGGGCCGGGGACGTCCTGCCGGACCGGGTCCGCGAAGTTCTCTCGGGCCAAGGCATTTCCAAGCAGGACCTGAAGGCCGTCGAGGAAGCGATTTCCCCGGCAACGGGCGTGCCCTCCCCCGTCAGCCGCTTTGTGCTGGTCCGCGACGGCAATATTGAAGTCAATGAGATCCTGCCCGGCCCGCTGGCGGGACCGGAGAAGATCTCCGTGGACAGCGTGCCGGATTTGGTTCCGCTGATGAAGCAGCGCGGGGATGACTTTCCCTACGTAGTAGCCGAAGTGGGACGCGACGGCGGCGAGATCCGGCTGCAGTATGCCCGCCGCAACGGGGTGGCCGAGGAGCATGCCGTTGAAGGTTCGAAGGAAAACCTGAAGAAGGTTCCCACCGGCGGTTGGGAGCAAGGCAGGCGCCAGCACCGAACGGAAGAGATCTGGCGCAAGAACGCGGACGAGATCGCCGGTGCCATTGACCGCGTTGTCAGTACCTGCCGGCCCCGGCTGCTTGTCGTCGCCGGCGACATCCGGGCACGCGAACTAGTGGTCAACCAGCTCTCCGAAGCGAGCCGGTCCATCGAAGCAACGGTGGATTCGCATACCCGCACCGGCGGCGCGGACCAGAAAGTTTTCCAGGAGGAAGTCTCCCGGCTGGTGGCAGAGGTCTGGGCGCAGCAGCAGCAGGAAATTCTGAGCCGGCTGGAAATGCAGCAGGGCCAGCACAACCCGGAGTCCACAACCGGCTACGGCAATGTGGTAACGGCACTGCAACAGGCCCAGGTGGAACGGCTGATCCTCGAAGACGCCGCGCTCGGCGACCATGAAGCGTTGGCGCTGGACAAGGAACCGTGGATCGCCACGGAGAAGGCCAACGCGCTGGACGGCCGGGTGCTCGGAACCATTCCGGCGCCGGCAGCCATGGTGCGGGCCGCAGCCCTGACGGACGCGAAGGTTTCCCTCGTGCCCTCGGGTGTGTTGTCGGAAGGGACCAAGGTGGCCGCGCTGCTGCGCTGGCCTACCGGTCCCAGTGCATCCTGA
- a CDS encoding LLM class flavin-dependent oxidoreductase has protein sequence MTDAFALRSDVPLSVLDLAPVSQGQSVAGAIDTSARLAEVADAAGYRRYWFAEHHNNEGVVSNATALLISLAASRTSRIRVGSGGVMLPNHVPLVVAEQFGTLARMYPGRIDLGLGRAPGTDPRTAAMLRRGDSSGQAFAGEIVELQAFFGSQEGLAVRALTARDAQVPMCVLGSSTSGAAVAGQLGLPFAVASHFAPESLHEAIAVYKQYFDPDAETAQLDQPYVIAGVNVLVGESAEEAAFQFSSHQQVVRDIITGGRRPVRPPRADAMVDWDPREAAMVQARLSAGAVGTADSVRAGLRELVEATGVNELMVVTYAYDRQVREDSYRLLAEAWGSGV, from the coding sequence GTGACTGACGCCTTTGCCCTCCGTTCCGATGTCCCTCTCTCCGTGCTGGATCTGGCCCCGGTTTCCCAAGGCCAGAGCGTGGCGGGGGCCATCGACACCAGCGCCCGGCTGGCCGAGGTTGCCGACGCCGCTGGGTACCGGCGTTACTGGTTTGCCGAACACCACAACAACGAAGGCGTAGTCAGCAACGCAACCGCCCTGCTGATCAGTCTCGCTGCCTCGCGCACGTCCCGAATCCGGGTCGGTTCCGGCGGTGTCATGCTGCCCAACCATGTGCCCCTTGTAGTCGCCGAGCAGTTCGGCACCTTGGCCCGGATGTATCCGGGCCGGATCGACCTCGGACTGGGCCGGGCGCCGGGGACCGATCCGCGCACCGCCGCCATGCTCCGCCGCGGCGACTCCTCCGGTCAGGCCTTTGCCGGCGAAATCGTGGAGCTGCAGGCCTTCTTCGGCTCACAGGAGGGCCTGGCCGTGCGTGCCCTCACCGCCCGGGATGCCCAGGTGCCCATGTGCGTGCTGGGCTCCTCAACCTCCGGGGCGGCCGTCGCCGGCCAGCTGGGCCTGCCCTTTGCCGTGGCTTCGCACTTCGCGCCGGAATCGCTGCATGAGGCTATCGCCGTCTACAAGCAGTACTTCGATCCCGACGCCGAAACTGCCCAGCTTGACCAGCCGTACGTGATCGCCGGAGTGAACGTGCTGGTGGGGGAGTCCGCCGAGGAAGCCGCGTTCCAGTTCTCCTCTCACCAGCAGGTGGTCCGGGACATCATCACCGGCGGACGCCGTCCGGTCCGGCCGCCGCGGGCGGACGCCATGGTGGACTGGGATCCGCGTGAGGCCGCAATGGTGCAGGCACGGCTTTCCGCAGGGGCGGTCGGAACCGCTGATTCGGTCAGAGCCGGGCTCCGCGAACTGGTCGAGGCCACCGGCGTCAATGAGCTGATGGTCGTCACCTACGCCTATGACCGGCAGGTACGCGAAGACTCCTACCGGCTGCTGGCCGAGGCCTGGGGCAGTGGCGTCTAA
- a CDS encoding TerC family protein, protein MTVSPLIWGITIVVILALLAFDYFFHIRKAHVPQLKEAAIWSAIYVGIAIIFGILVLVYGGTAMGSEYFAGYITEKALSVDNLFVFLIIIASFRVPREDQQKVLLFGIVFSLIARTGFIFLGAALINSFAWVFYAFGLILLITAGNLIKPDHGGGEADNFMIRLARKFFHTSEDYDGDKLFTMENGKKVLTPMLLVMVAIGGTDILFALDSIPAIFGLTQNVYIVFTATAFSLMGLRQLYFLIDGLLDRLIYLSYGLAAILAFIGVKLILHALHENNLPFVNGGQPVPVVEISTGLSLTVIIGVLVVTIVASLLSKAGKAQTAINNARRHAVNYLDLSYTADPAERERIYNALREEERQIEHMEPKYRNKAKDVDRIRAQVAEAHRQHKEYLAR, encoded by the coding sequence TTGACTGTTTCTCCCCTGATCTGGGGCATCACCATAGTGGTCATCCTGGCCTTGCTGGCTTTTGACTACTTCTTCCACATCCGCAAAGCACACGTTCCCCAGCTGAAGGAAGCGGCCATCTGGTCCGCCATCTACGTGGGCATCGCCATCATCTTCGGCATTCTCGTCCTGGTCTACGGCGGCACCGCTATGGGCTCGGAGTATTTCGCCGGATACATCACGGAGAAGGCGCTCTCGGTGGACAACCTGTTTGTCTTCCTGATCATCATCGCCAGCTTCCGCGTCCCGCGCGAGGACCAGCAGAAGGTGCTGCTGTTCGGCATCGTGTTCTCGCTCATTGCCCGCACCGGCTTCATCTTCCTCGGGGCAGCGCTGATCAACTCCTTTGCCTGGGTGTTCTACGCCTTCGGCCTGATCCTGCTGATCACCGCGGGCAACCTGATCAAGCCCGACCACGGCGGCGGCGAAGCCGATAACTTCATGATCCGGCTGGCCCGCAAGTTCTTCCACACTTCCGAGGATTACGACGGCGACAAGCTGTTCACCATGGAGAACGGCAAGAAGGTCCTGACCCCGATGCTGCTGGTCATGGTGGCCATCGGCGGTACGGACATCCTGTTTGCGCTGGACTCGATTCCGGCAATCTTCGGCCTGACGCAGAACGTGTACATCGTCTTCACCGCCACGGCGTTCTCGCTGATGGGCCTGCGCCAGCTGTACTTCCTGATCGACGGCCTGCTGGACCGGCTGATCTACCTGTCCTACGGCCTGGCCGCGATCCTCGCCTTCATCGGGGTCAAACTCATCCTGCACGCCCTGCACGAAAACAACCTGCCGTTCGTCAACGGCGGCCAGCCGGTTCCGGTCGTAGAGATTTCCACTGGCCTGTCCCTGACGGTCATTATCGGTGTGCTGGTCGTGACCATCGTGGCGTCGCTGCTGAGCAAGGCCGGCAAGGCCCAGACCGCGATCAACAATGCACGCCGGCATGCAGTCAACTACTTGGATCTCAGCTACACCGCAGACCCTGCGGAGCGCGAGCGCATCTACAACGCGCTGCGGGAGGAAGAGCGGCAGATCGAACACATGGAGCCGAAGTACCGGAACAAGGCCAAGGACGTGGACCGGATCCGTGCCCAGGTGGCCGAGGCGCACCGGCAGCACAAGGAGTACCTGGCCCGGTAA
- a CDS encoding glycosyltransferase family 2 protein encodes MTRRHSGQWALPVPEEPPAEVDVLIPTYGREAELAVTLSGLAAQDGPAFSVTISDQTNGDPPSDHPAVAAMVRVLRAQGRKVRLERHLPRQGMAEQRDFLLGLANAPLVLFLDNDIWLEPGMLARMFAAIRETGCGFIGAAVQGLSYLDDERPQEQEPFELWEGPIQPERVRRTDERFARWTLHNAANLTHIARSLEIPDGEWRLYKVAWVGGCVLYDRAKLVECGGFEFWKDLPAAHAGEDVVAQLRIMERYGGAGILPSGAVHLEAPTTVTDRSTEASEVILDE; translated from the coding sequence ATGACGCGCAGGCACTCGGGGCAGTGGGCGCTCCCGGTGCCCGAGGAGCCGCCGGCCGAGGTCGACGTACTGATCCCTACCTACGGGCGCGAGGCGGAACTGGCCGTGACACTGTCCGGACTTGCCGCCCAGGACGGGCCCGCGTTCTCGGTGACCATCAGCGACCAGACCAACGGCGATCCACCTTCGGACCACCCGGCGGTCGCCGCCATGGTCCGGGTGCTCCGGGCCCAGGGCCGCAAGGTCCGGCTGGAGCGGCATCTGCCCCGGCAGGGCATGGCGGAGCAGCGCGATTTCCTGCTTGGCCTCGCCAACGCCCCGCTGGTTTTGTTCCTGGACAATGACATCTGGCTGGAGCCGGGAATGCTGGCGCGGATGTTCGCCGCCATCCGGGAGACGGGCTGCGGGTTCATCGGCGCCGCCGTCCAGGGGCTGTCCTACCTCGACGATGAGCGGCCTCAGGAGCAGGAGCCCTTTGAACTATGGGAGGGACCCATTCAGCCGGAGCGGGTGCGCCGGACGGATGAACGGTTCGCCCGCTGGACATTGCACAATGCGGCGAACCTGACGCATATCGCCCGGTCCTTGGAGATTCCCGACGGCGAGTGGCGGTTGTACAAGGTGGCCTGGGTAGGCGGTTGCGTGCTTTACGACCGCGCCAAGCTGGTTGAGTGCGGCGGCTTCGAGTTCTGGAAGGATCTGCCGGCCGCCCATGCCGGTGAGGACGTGGTTGCACAGTTGCGCATCATGGAGCGCTACGGCGGAGCGGGGATCCTGCCCTCCGGCGCGGTGCATTTGGAAGCGCCGACAACCGTGACAGACCGGTCCACCGAAGCATCCGAAGTCATCCTCGACGAGTAG